A single region of the Streptomyces caelestis genome encodes:
- a CDS encoding HAD family hydrolase: MVRRPLGNHHLGPDTLLVTSDATQTGSVTVENENDQYPLVTLIKGARVVLWDFDGPLCRLFAGHSADGVASDLVSWLEGRGLHGLLTETERESLDPQVVLRAVDRRHPGSDLVAELEERLTQEELRAASSAMPTPYADPLIRTWSAVGSRLAIATNNSPRVVRKYLESRGLVGCFAPHVYGRTQKLHLLKPDPHCLNRALSAMGAAPADALMIGDTPSDREAAARAGVPFLGYASNPRKAKLLREAGADAVVESLEPVLELLRRG; the protein is encoded by the coding sequence GTGGTTCGACGCCCTCTGGGAAACCATCACCTCGGACCTGACACTCTCCTAGTGACTTCTGATGCGACGCAGACTGGTTCGGTGACAGTCGAGAACGAGAACGATCAGTACCCTCTCGTGACTCTGATCAAAGGTGCCCGTGTCGTGCTCTGGGACTTCGACGGGCCCCTCTGCCGTCTGTTCGCCGGGCACTCGGCGGACGGCGTGGCGAGCGACCTGGTGTCCTGGCTGGAGGGCCGGGGCCTGCACGGCCTGCTGACGGAGACGGAACGCGAGTCGCTCGACCCGCAGGTCGTCCTGCGCGCCGTGGACCGCCGGCATCCCGGCAGCGACCTCGTCGCCGAGCTGGAGGAACGTCTCACCCAGGAGGAACTGCGGGCCGCGTCCTCGGCGATGCCGACCCCGTACGCGGATCCTCTGATACGCACCTGGTCGGCGGTGGGCTCCCGCCTCGCCATCGCCACCAACAACTCCCCGCGCGTGGTGCGCAAGTACCTCGAAAGCCGCGGCCTCGTCGGCTGCTTCGCCCCGCACGTCTACGGCCGCACCCAGAAGCTCCACCTCCTGAAGCCGGACCCCCACTGCCTCAACCGGGCGCTGAGCGCCATGGGCGCCGCCCCGGCCGACGCCCTGATGATCGGCGACACCCCCTCGGACCGCGAGGCCGCGGCCCGGGCCGGGGTGCCGTTCCTCGGGTACGCGAGCAACCCCCGGAAGGCCAAGCTCCTGAGAGAAGCGGGAGCCGACGCCGTGGTCGAGTCCCTGGAGCCGGTGCTGGAGCTGCTGCGGCGCGGCTAG
- a CDS encoding winged helix-turn-helix domain-containing protein: MVVTQENRAENVAVNGSGRLSPQEIAGTLRERIRAGELKPGDRLPTQAELAEEFGVERGAVRQALRALQDDGLLTGVSKGSPPRIAVPAPAGGEPQPTMVGLAPRLTEAFSARHVHVDVVCHTAETLMVAIGEPLRLIHEGRIHPESIDVRILVPSRDIELAFPVPVEAHGDDNPVHQRWLSMRNAQGQVLQHNLLALRSTHGIDVHVAFRALPFTPPVKLYLLNEEEALIGYYMLTRREEEWGSRTLDMYDVLGSQSLLFSFLKRAGLRDASFVQESQKWFDALWETITSDLTLS, from the coding sequence TTGGTCGTGACCCAGGAGAACAGGGCGGAGAACGTGGCAGTGAACGGCAGCGGCAGGCTCTCGCCCCAGGAGATCGCCGGCACCCTGCGGGAACGCATCCGCGCCGGGGAGCTCAAGCCGGGGGACCGCCTGCCCACCCAGGCCGAACTGGCGGAGGAGTTCGGCGTGGAGCGCGGCGCCGTCCGCCAGGCCCTGCGGGCCCTCCAGGACGACGGCCTCCTCACCGGCGTCAGCAAGGGCAGCCCGCCGCGGATCGCCGTGCCCGCCCCGGCCGGCGGCGAGCCCCAGCCGACGATGGTGGGCCTGGCACCGCGGCTCACCGAGGCGTTCTCGGCCCGTCACGTCCACGTCGATGTCGTCTGCCACACCGCGGAGACCCTGATGGTCGCCATCGGTGAGCCGCTCCGCCTGATCCACGAGGGCCGTATCCACCCCGAGTCGATCGACGTCCGCATCCTGGTCCCCTCCCGGGACATCGAACTGGCCTTCCCCGTCCCCGTGGAGGCGCACGGCGACGACAACCCGGTCCACCAGCGCTGGCTGTCCATGCGCAACGCCCAGGGCCAGGTCCTCCAGCACAACCTGCTCGCCCTGCGCTCCACGCACGGCATCGACGTCCACGTCGCGTTCCGCGCGCTGCCCTTCACCCCGCCGGTGAAGCTGTACCTGCTCAACGAGGAGGAGGCGCTGATCGGCTACTACATGCTGACCAGGCGCGAGGAGGAGTGGGGCAGCCGGACCCTGGACATGTACGACGTCCTCGGGTCCCAGTCCCTCCTGTTCTCCTTCCTGAAACGAGCGGGCCTGCGGGACGCGTCGTTCGTCCAGGAATCCCAGAAGTGGTTCGACGCCCTCTGGGAAACCATCACCTCGGACCTGACACTCTCCTAG
- a CDS encoding phosphotransferase, whose protein sequence is MSGDPNLVQGPLKGYHHETYVLALPGGTGTVKVREPRSEILWFDRRCFRSEEELLRALQGHISRVPGIVDVAGMALQGFIEGRTLGEQRRPGRRVPDAVLDQIVDLFRETVRITPDMLSVERRCEDRDRAEDGDSAGFLERLIVFVEEQVYRKNHTAFAGLFRALGITGESFTLLRKHVLGLQERPFCLLHADLHRENFVLDPKDRLWVIDWELAMLGDPLYDLATHLYLMRYPGDQESRMVRAWCDLAERIRPGSSAGWERDLPLILGFKRAQSVFTDVIRVSLSLREDAGFNWVALPVAAGKLQKILAAAAQPLGLARVPGRPQIMAALIRWHGEMDAARGDRPVLTESGAP, encoded by the coding sequence ATGAGCGGCGACCCGAACCTGGTCCAGGGGCCGCTCAAGGGGTACCACCACGAGACGTACGTCCTCGCGTTGCCCGGGGGGACAGGAACCGTCAAGGTCCGTGAGCCGCGCTCCGAGATCCTGTGGTTCGACCGGAGGTGCTTCAGGTCGGAGGAGGAGCTGCTCCGCGCCCTCCAGGGGCACATCAGCCGGGTCCCCGGCATCGTCGACGTCGCCGGCATGGCACTCCAGGGCTTCATCGAGGGACGGACGCTCGGTGAGCAGCGGCGGCCGGGGCGGCGCGTTCCCGACGCGGTGCTCGACCAGATCGTCGATCTCTTCCGGGAGACGGTGCGGATCACGCCGGACATGCTGAGCGTGGAGCGGCGCTGTGAGGACCGGGACCGCGCCGAGGACGGGGACAGCGCCGGCTTTCTGGAACGTCTGATCGTCTTCGTCGAGGAGCAGGTCTACAGGAAGAACCACACGGCGTTCGCCGGCCTGTTCCGCGCGCTCGGGATCACGGGTGAATCGTTCACCCTTCTGCGGAAGCACGTGCTGGGGCTCCAGGAGCGCCCGTTCTGTCTCCTGCACGCGGATCTGCACCGCGAGAACTTCGTCCTCGATCCGAAGGACCGGCTCTGGGTCATCGACTGGGAGCTGGCGATGCTGGGCGATCCGCTCTACGACCTGGCCACCCACCTCTACCTGATGCGTTATCCGGGCGATCAGGAGAGCCGTATGGTCCGTGCGTGGTGCGACCTGGCCGAGAGGATCCGGCCGGGCAGCTCGGCCGGGTGGGAGCGGGACCTGCCGCTGATCCTCGGCTTCAAGCGGGCGCAGTCGGTGTTCACGGATGTCATCCGGGTGTCGCTGTCCCTGCGCGAGGACGCGGGCTTCAACTGGGTGGCCCTGCCGGTGGCCGCCGGCAAGCTGCAGAAGATCCTCGCCGCCGCCGCGCAGCCGCTCGGCCTGGCGCGGGTGCCGGGCCGTCCGCAGATCATGGCCGCGCTGATCCGCTGGCACGGCGAGATGGACGCGGCGCGGGGGGACCGGCCCGTGCTCACCGAGTCGGGCGCTCCCTGA
- a CDS encoding FadR/GntR family transcriptional regulator, with protein MYCFVVDPEHASVSGRKRSQRPQRTHRQVADELRARIRSGALRPGDRMPTQAQLAHEFGVERGAVRQALRILQSERLLTNVSKGSPATVAPDPARALTGPEAPPLPTTVALAPRIAAAFAAEHVEIDAVCLTSISLTLAIGEPLRQIHAGRLKPAKVDVRVLLPSRDIDLAFPVPVEGREDDWVHDRWLAMRNAQGQVLRHNLLALRATHGIDVRVTFRALPFTPPVKLYLLNNTEALFAYYTLMRREAEIDHEHLEMYDAQGTQSMLFSFRQGAGLRDTTFVEQSHLWFNALWETISSELVLTS; from the coding sequence TTGTACTGTTTTGTTGTGGACCCGGAACACGCCTCCGTCAGTGGACGGAAGAGGTCGCAACGGCCACAGAGGACACATCGCCAGGTGGCCGACGAACTGCGCGCCCGGATCAGGTCAGGAGCACTGCGGCCGGGCGACCGCATGCCCACCCAGGCCCAGCTGGCCCACGAGTTCGGCGTCGAGCGCGGTGCCGTGCGTCAGGCCCTGCGCATCCTCCAGTCCGAGCGGCTGCTCACCAACGTGTCCAAGGGCAGTCCGGCGACCGTCGCCCCCGACCCCGCCAGGGCGCTGACCGGCCCGGAAGCCCCGCCCCTGCCCACCACGGTGGCCCTCGCGCCCCGGATCGCGGCGGCCTTCGCGGCGGAGCACGTCGAGATCGACGCCGTGTGCCTGACCTCCATCTCCCTCACGCTCGCCATCGGTGAACCGCTGCGGCAGATCCATGCCGGACGGCTGAAACCGGCCAAGGTCGACGTCCGGGTCCTGCTGCCCAGCCGGGACATCGACCTCGCCTTCCCGGTGCCGGTCGAGGGGCGTGAAGACGACTGGGTGCACGACCGCTGGCTGGCGATGCGCAACGCCCAGGGGCAGGTCCTCCGGCACAACCTGCTGGCCCTGCGCGCCACGCACGGCATCGACGTGCGCGTCACGTTCCGGGCGCTGCCCTTCACCCCGCCGGTGAAGCTGTACCTGCTCAACAACACCGAGGCGCTGTTCGCGTACTACACGCTGATGCGCCGGGAGGCCGAGATCGACCACGAGCACCTGGAGATGTACGACGCCCAGGGCACGCAGTCGATGCTGTTCTCCTTCCGGCAGGGCGCCGGCCTGCGCGACACGACGTTCGTCGAGCAGTCGCACCTGTGGTTCAACGCGCTGTGGGAGACGATCAGTTCGGAGCTGGTGCTCACGAGCTGA